A section of the Thermoanaerobaculia bacterium genome encodes:
- a CDS encoding superoxide dismutase — translation MAVQAKNFDHLVGKLDGFSEKQLTQHFGLYQGYVKKLNEVRDKIAAIPYDQRVSKSNFSYGEYSELRRREATPYNGVYLHELYFENLGPVSREAKASGDVRKAIESAFGSVSNWESDLEACGTTATNGWVLLTWDDRDRMLHHNQVFEHADRMMVGLRPILALDTWEHAFMIDYGTDKTSYMKAFLRNVNWQKVNERFESISKEAAAHA, via the coding sequence ATGGCAGTTCAGGCGAAGAATTTCGATCATCTGGTCGGCAAGCTCGACGGATTCTCCGAGAAGCAGCTGACTCAGCATTTCGGCCTCTACCAGGGGTACGTCAAGAAGCTGAACGAGGTTCGCGACAAGATCGCGGCCATCCCTTACGACCAACGAGTGTCCAAATCCAACTTCTCGTACGGCGAGTACTCGGAGCTCCGGCGCCGTGAAGCCACACCGTACAACGGCGTGTACCTCCACGAGCTCTACTTCGAGAATCTCGGGCCCGTCTCGCGGGAGGCGAAAGCCTCCGGCGACGTGCGTAAGGCGATCGAGAGCGCGTTCGGCTCGGTTTCGAACTGGGAAAGCGACCTCGAAGCGTGCGGAACGACGGCGACCAACGGGTGGGTGCTTTTGACGTGGGACGACCGCGACCGTATGCTCCACCACAATCAGGTGTTCGAGCATGCGGACCGGATGATGGTCGGTCTGCGGCCGATCCTCGCGCTCGACACCTGGGAGCACGCGTTCATGATCGACTACGGGACGGACAAGACCTCCTACATGAAGGCATTCCTGAGGAACGTCAATTGGCAGAAGGTGAACGAGCGGTTCGAGAGCATTTCGAAGGAAGCGGCCGCGCACGCGTGA